NNNNNNNNNNNNNNNNNNNNNNNNNNNNNNNNNNNNNNNNNNNNNNNNNNNNNNNNNNNNNNNNNNNNNNNNNNNNNNNNNNNNNNNNNNNNNNNNNNNNNNNNNNNNNNNNNNNNNNNNNNNNNNNNNNNNNNNNNNNNNNNNNNNNNNNNNNNNNNNNNNNNNNNNNNNNNNNNNNNNNNNNNNNNNNNNNNNNNNNNNNNNNNNNNNNNNNNNNNNNNNNNNNNNNNNNNNNNNNNNNNNNNNNNNNNNNNNNNNNNNNNNNNNNNNNNNNNNNNNNNNNNNNNNNNNNNNNNNNNNNNNNNNNNNNNNNNNNNNNNNNNNNNNNNNNNNNNNNNNNNNNNNNNNNNNNNNNNNNNNNNNNNNNNNNNNNNNNNNNNNNNNNNNNNNNNNNNNNNNNNNNNNNNNNNNNNNNNNNNNNNNNNNNNNNNNNNNNNNNNNNNNNNNNNNNNNNNNNNNNNNNNNNNNNNNNNNNNNNNNNNNNNNNNNNNNNNNNNNNNNNNNNNNNNNNNNNNNNNNNNNNNNNNNNNNNNNNNNNNNNNNNNNNNNNNNNNNNNNNNNNNNNNNNNNNNNNNNNNNNNNNNNNNNNNNNNNNNNNNNNNNNNNNNNNNNNNNNNNNNNNNNNNNNNNNNNNNNNNNNNNNNNNNNNNNNNNNNNNNNNNNNNNNNNNNNNNNNNNNNNNNNNNNNNNNNNNNNNNNNNNNNNNNNNNNNNNNNNNNNNNNNNNNNNNNNNNNNNNNNNNNNNNNNNNNNNNNNNNNNNNNNNNNNNNNNNNNNNNNNNNNNNNNNNNNNNNNNNNNNNNNNNNNNNNNNNNNNNNNNNNNNNNNNNNNNNNNNNNNNNNNNNNNNNNNNNNNNNNNNNNNNNNNNNNNNNNNNNNNNNNNNNNNNNNNNNNNNNNNNNNNNNNNNNNNNNNNNNNNNNNNNNNNNNNNNNNNNNNNNNNNNNNNNNNNNNNNNNNNNNNNNNNNNNNNNNNNNNNNNNNNNNNNNNNNNNNNNNNNNNNNNNNNNNNNNNNNNNNNNNNNNNNNNNNNNNNNNNNNNNNNNNNNNNNNNNNNNNNNNNNNNNNNNNNNNNNNNNNNNNNNNNNNNNNNNNNNNNNNGATAATGGAGCTGATATGATGACGAAGTCATTACCGAGGGGGAAGCTTGAGGTATGCCGAGAGATAGCCGGAATGGCTGTTTCTTCCATCAAGTCGGAGGGGGAGTTTGTTGGGTCCCTCCTAGATGGAGAGAACCAAGTGGGAATGAGACATAATAATAATTCTCATGACCCTTTGTACTGTAGACTCACAATAATAGAGTTTAGAGAGAGAGACAAAAGAGAGAGAGAGAAGAGAGAAGGAGGAGAAAACTCGTCAGGCTATTTCAAGACTGGTTTTGGAGGATCAAATAGAACTTGATCGGGCTGATATTTTGTGGGAAGCTTCTTCAGTCAGTGGGTTAGAGATTCACCGAAGGGATTTGGATTTCAACGGTTGGATCTTCTGTTGTCTGGGTTTTAGTGAAGCTGGTCGTCACAGTTCTTCAGCAGGACAGTCTTGGGTGTTTGGTAAATCCAACGGTGAGATCTTCTCTTATTGAGCTGAAATTTGGCAGAGGTATTGTCGACTTGTTTATCTTAGATTTTTACGGTTGGATTAGTTTCTGGAAGCCGGAATCTTTGTGAGCTGAGGTCGTTTGGTTGCTGTCGGTTTTGAAGCTTTGTGTTGCTCCCTTGTTGTTGTTGTTTGTGTTGGAGATAGCTCTTTGTAGCTAGACTCGTTCTGTTCAGGCTGTTGAACAGGAGGACGTGGTTGTACTCATACCATTTATATAGTGGATTTTTGAGTGGACTACGGTCCCGTGGTTTTTCCTTCTAACATCGAGGAGGTTTTCCACGTAAAAATTGTGTGTCTCATTTAGTTATCGCAACTTTGATATCTTGCCATCGTCGAAGTATTTTCCTCACAGGTTCGCACAAGGTCAGGGGAACACGACCATTAGTATTTCCGCTGCGCCGTGTGACTTTCCCCAACACATACGACTGATGACTACAAGAGATCATAACATTAGTGTCCCTTTCTTGTTGATCTTCCCAAACGAGAACTGAAAACAAGCTCCAAGGAGTTGCATATGACATTCATGGAAACAAACATTACGTTCAGCTTCAGTGACAGGCTTCAAGCTCTCGTCACCTCGACAAGCTCCAAGGACTTGCATATTCAAAGCAGTAAACTTATCTAGTTCGTGATATATTTATGTAACTTAAAATTAGCCCAAACCGTAAGCCGAGAAACATACGGTGGAGACAGAGAGAGGAAGGCACTCTATTTGTTTATAGTAGATTCATCATATCTTTCTATTGAATTTAACTAAGGGATTTCAATTTTGAGAACCACATGGTCTTGAGAGTAGTATTTCTAGTTACAGAAATCTTCAATGTTCTGGTAAATGATGCTATTAGTGGGCCCTAACGGATCATACTCTTTTGTTACCGTCTCCATTAAAATGAAACTGGGATGGATGCTTCATGCAATAATACAATTCATAGTTAGCCAAACCAGTAACATAAGAACTCAAACTCAGTTGACAAATGTTGATAAATAACACAAAACATAACCATAAACAACCAAAAACAAATACTATCAAATAGATCAAAACCTAAACTCAGATTCACTACCAAGGAAAATTGTAAGACAGCTTGCAATACTTAGGTCTCATTATCATAAACCAAAACTTGTCTTCCATCTACTTATAAACCCTTCAAGCTCTTATTCAAACAAAATGTAAGTTAAAGAAAATAAAATAAAATCATAAACTTCACCAAACAAAATCAGTCCTCTGGCTCAATTTTCCTCCCACCTTCCTTCTCTTCCAAAAGCCGACCACTCTCCTCATCGATCTGCTGAGCACTCTTCTGAGCCTCTTTAGCTTTCATCGCTTGTAACTTAGCGTGATTGTAGTACGCAACGCCCAAGAATGCAATCCCATAACCAAAAAGATTAATAGGAGTCACAGTGTCCTTAATAACCGACCATGAGAATGCGATCAATAACCAGTCCTTAACCACACCAGCAACATTCATGGTCAAAGCAGACGTCTTCCCCACCAAAAGGAACACAGCAAGATTCAAAGCAAAGGCACAGAACGAATTGGTCCCGAAAATAACATAATCAAAATGGAAGCTAGAGGTCTCTCTAAGAACAGGAAACTCCACAACAATCCAAGGGATAAACAAGAACCCTAAGCAGCACGGTGCAACGTAGTAAAGAGAAGTGATAGGATTCAACGTGATTCCTTTAGAGGTAAGCAAGATCTGAATCAAAACCAATCTTGTCGCCTCGAACGCAACCGCACCTAGCTGAAGAACCACACCCCACACATCAAATCTAGCTTCTCCGTAAGCAGCGATGGCGACACCAAAGGAGATGGATAACATGTTAACCATAGTCTCCGACTTAAAACCTTCCTTCTTAAACATGACACCGATGGAGTAGACCGCGACGGGCATGAGGGCTTTGAGCATTTGTATGAAGGAGACGGAGAGGTAAATGTAAGCGGAGTTAGAGAGCCAGAGTGAGAGTGAGTACAACGCGCCGATGGGAACAACGGATCTAAGGTAAGTGTCACGTGACATGGAGACAGGCTCGACGAAGTTGAAGACCTTGATGAGGAGGAAAGCTAGGGTTGAGCAAAAGGACATGTGGATCATGGTGAGGGAGATAGGGAAAGGCCAGTCGTACATTTTCTTGTCGAGGATGTATTTGTTGTAGACGATGACGGTGAAGCTGAGGAAGATCCATATCGCTACGTATGTGTAGGAGAGGACGATGTTCTTGATCACGCCTTCGCTTAGTGATCCGCCTTTACCCATTTTTCTTGAATATGATTGTTTTCTCCGGACAGTGGTTATTGCGACTGAGACAGCGGTTGTGGTGGAACACAGAGTTTGTTTGGTGAGATCCTGAAATAACGTTTCCACTATGTAACGGAAGTGTTTACCAATTTATATATTTATTTATTAATTAATGACTGAATAACAATATTCATATTCTCATAGATGATTATACAACTATAAGATATTTGCATAATTTAACACTTTTTAAGTTTAATTATCGTAATAGACACATTATGGGAAAAGTTAACGATTCAGACACTTATTTTGTATGCAATTACACTCCCCTAATTAACTCCATTGATTTGTCTTGTCTACGCCGCTTTCTTGTTTCATCCATAGTATAGTAACCATGCTAGTGGTAAAAGCTTTCTTGCCGTGGTAGGACTAAAGGTTCGAATCACAAGAATCTAGTTCTCAAAGGGTTTTGAAAAGAGTAACTAGTCTCTTTGAGAATGATGTATGTTATTATAAAATATAAATGCACCAAATATCTTTAGTTACTTTTTTTTTTTTTTTGGAACTCATATATTATAATGAAAGCAGTTAGTTGGACGCATTAACAATCTCACCAACCACTAAGGGTTCAAACAGAACTAAAGCTCCTTTAGCCAAGGCATCGGCTTCTACATTCCTCTCACGAGGTAACCAAACAAAAGACACCGAATCAAAAAACTCAGATAGCTTCAGGATATCAAAGACTACACTATGCAACTCTGCAATCGTTTCATTTGAAGAAAGGCACTTGATTAGTTGAGCAGAATCCGACTCAAATCTGATATGTTGCAGTTTCAGTCGCTGGCAGGTTAGGACCGCTTCACGGAGGGCCAGACCTTCTGCCATTAGAGGCGATGCTACAAACTCTAGGTGTTGTTGAAAAGTCATGTTCTGTGGGGAAGAAAGGATGATCCAGCCAGCTCCGGCAGTCAAACTAGATGCACTCCACGCAGCATCAGAGCGCACTATCCTCGTACCAGTTGGGGCTATCATCTCCGGTTTCCTGCTCCTTGAAGTGTCTGGTTTCTCTGGTTTGCTCTGTAAGCTCCATTCACGAGCCATTCTAATAGCTGTAGATAGTGTATCCTCAGGCGAGGCAGAGAATCCTTCAAACACTAACCGGTTGCGAGCTTTCCATAACGACCACATGACCCATGGTACCACCGATCCATTAACAATCCCCGCAGGTGGGAGACTTTTTTGGTTACATATTGAAGGCTAGACCACCATCAAATCTAACATTCCACTCGAGTCCATACCAGGAAGTAAAGGGGCTAGCTGCCAAACCTTTTGAGCAAACTGGCATTGGAAGAGGAGGTGAGTGATAGATTCGTTGTTTCCACACCTTTTGCATCTCGGATCAACTTCTATGTGTCTTTCAAGCAGCCGCTCGCCTACGGGAATAGCACCTTTAAGTAGTTTCCAGGCAAAGAGCTTCACCTTCGGGGCGCAGTCCAGAGCCCAGACATTCCTCTTCCAGTTAAAACCTGCATCATTTCTCCTAGTATCCGGCTCTTCTTCTACGGCTACATAGTAACCAGACTTAACAGAGTACTCTCCTCCCTTTGTGCCTAACCAGATTAACTTATCTTGAGCGCCTATTAGACTCGGTTTGATGCAGAGAATTTTTTCTTCATATGCCGGGAGTAGAAGTTGTAATTTTTGACGATCCCAGTGCTTACCACCATCGACTAACAAGTCTGCAACACAGAGGTCAACACTCTGTTCTGAAGGCGGGCCCATAGGTCTTTCCTGCTTGTTTAAACAAAGCCAGGGATCCTGCCAAATATTAATGGACACTCCATCCCCCACAGTCCATCCCATGTTTTTTAGCAGAAGATCACGCCCTATCAAAATGCTACGCCAGCCGTGAGACATAACCGATGCTTCTGTGGCTTGTAAGATGGAGCAGTCAGTAAAGTACTTGCCCTTCAGAAGCTTTCCCAGTAGGCAGTTAGGATTATTCAACAGTCTCCATCCTATCTTGGCTAACAGTGCATCATTGAAGCTTTGGCAGTCTCGCATTCCCAGCCCTCCGGCGGGCTTTGGTTTTGCTATCTTCTCCCACGCAACCCACGCCATCTTCTTGGCATTTTCATTGTTATCCCACCAAAATCGCATGAGGACAGTCTGAATTCGCTTACACAGCGACACTGGCAACTTGAAGCAGGTCATTGAGTATGAAGGGATAGGCGATAGAACACTCTGGAGCATAACCATCTTCCCAGCCGAAGACAATAGTTCAGTTGACCATCCTCGTGCCTTCTGCTTGATGCGATCGACAATTGAGGAGAAGAGATCGTGCTTTTTCCTACCAAATAGCTTCGGGAGTCCAAGCTACTTGCCCACTCCACCCTCTTTTTGAATTTGAAGAGAGGTCTTGATCAGTGTTTTCAAGTCCGCCGGGGTACGCTTTTGAGATTGTTATGGTCCGAGGCCTCTTTATATGTTTGGAGGATAGTCTTGAGTGCCTTGCAGTTGCTCTCATTAGCGTTGACGAAGAACATTGTGTCATCAGCAAAAAGTAAGTGATTTATCCGGGGACAGCCTCTTGCGATTTTAATCCCTTGGAGTAAATCCTCCTCTTGTGCTCTGCTACATAATCACGAGAGAACTTCACTACACATAATAAATATGTAGGGAGAGAGGGGGTCGCCTTGGCGAATTCTTCTACTCGGTACTACCTTCCCTCTAGGCAAGCCGTTAATGAGGAAGGAGTATGTGACAGAAGAGATGCACTGAATGATCAGACCGATGAGGCTTCGGTGGAATCCCAACCGAGCCATAACAAGAGCGATGAAGTCCCACTCTAAGCGGTCATACGCCTTACTCATGCCTGTCTTAACCACCATAGCACATCGTTGCTCAGCTTTTGAGGTCTTTAAGTAATGTAGTACTTCATGAGTGATTAGGACATTGTCCCCAATTGCTCGGCCCGGAACAAAAGCGGATTGATTTTCCGAGATAAGTTTGTCCATGAGAGGTTGCAGTCTCCTCGTCAGGAGATTCGAGTAGATCTTGTAATAAACATTACACAGCGCGATAGGACGATAGTCTGAAACCTTTTGCGGGTTGGTGACTTTGGGGATGAGCCGGATATTAGTGTCATTTACACCATCCGGGAGTGGCGCTCCATTGAAGAACTCCTGGACCTCTGAGACTATGTCTGGGCCGATGTGGTTCCAATGCGTGTGGAAGAATCCCGCAGGGAAACCATCAGGCCCTGGGCTTTGTCCGCGTGGATGGAGAGAGCGGCCTCCCTAATTTCCTCAAGCGACGGGATAGCTGTCAGCATCGCATTGTCCTCCTCGGTGATGATACAATGTAGTCCGCGATTCACAGCTGCAGCTCTTTCCCCCGGGCAAGTGGTAAAGAGCTTCTCGAAGTATTCACCAATAACTTGAGCAATCTCCTCCTCTTTATATACCATCTCACTCCCTCTCTCTCTCTAGCACTGAGAAAGCGTTGCGTCTTCTTCTATTCTTTGAAACCGCATGGAAAAATCCGGTATTTCGATCACCTAGTTTCAGCCAGAGGAGCCTGCTTCGCTATTTCCAATATTCTTCCTCTGGCGCATAAGCCGAGTTGAGCTGAGGCGTGATTTCATGGATCAAACCTGAATCCTCTACCCGGCTAGATAAGGCAGCATTGAGTTCTTTCCTCTTCTCCTCAATGATCTTCATGCTATTCCTTTGTTGGGTCCTATTCCAGGCAGATATTACACTTCGCGCATTGGCCAATTTTTCAGTCACCGAAGCCAACGGGTCGCCTAGCCAGGCATCAGCGACAATCTTCTTTGCCTCTTCATTCTTACACAGCCGTCTATCATAGTGGAACATGCCTCTTTTCCTCTTATCGCCCCTATCAAATAGGGAGATTAGAGGCTTATGATCTGAGCCCTCATAGTCTAAATACTGGCATCTAGCTGAGGGGAAGCACTCTGCCCATCGAGTGTTGGCAGCTGCTCTGTCAAGTCTGTACCGGACCAAAAAATCTCTCCTTTTACCTCTCCAAAAAAGAGGATCTCCCGTGTGTTGTAGATCGAACAAATCTCCTTCCGAAAAAAAAGTTCGAAGATCAGAGAAAGAGCCTTCCGGCCGAATCACACCTCCATCTTTCTCTTCGCTACACAGTATATCGTTTAGGTCTCCCGTGAGGAACCAGGAGTCATCCGCTAACCTGAGGAGATGGTCCCATAGATTGAGTCGCAGTTTCCTATCAGTGTTCCCATAGACAAAAGAAGCAAAAAACTTTTTTCCTTCATAATCAATGAGAGTATCAATTACATTCGGGTTAGAGTCGAGGATCTGAACATTAAGTCCATGTTTCCAGAGCAAGGCCAGTCCTCCCGCTCCATGTCCTGATGGCGGGACGAGGTGATTGCACTCATAGTGAAGGTGATCCAACTTCTTGATAGTGAAGGTGATCCAACTTCTTGAGCACAAAATCGTTGGGGTTTTTAGTCTCCATAAGAAAGATGATATCGGGATCAAAATTTTTTGATATCTCTCCCAATCGTCGAACTGTCCGGGGATTCCCCGACCCCTGACAGTTCCAGCTGGTTATAGCTAAGGACCGGGTTTGGGATGGACCCGAAAATCCATCCTGCGGCGAGCCGCTGGCAGTATCATATTAACGATGGGCAAGTTCTCTGATGATGTGCCTTCCGCCTCCCTCGGGGTTCCATCCTTAGACGGGTTCTTACTCTTCCTCTTCCCTTTGGTGGTTTTGTTAACCTTTGTCTGCTCCCCAGAGGCTTTCCTCCTGTTGAGAGGGGGT
This genomic interval from Brassica oleracea var. oleracea cultivar TO1000 chromosome C2, BOL, whole genome shotgun sequence contains the following:
- the LOC106326068 gene encoding probable sugar phosphate/phosphate translocator At5g25400, which encodes MGKGGSLSEGVIKNIVLSYTYVAIWIFLSFTVIVYNKYILDKKMYDWPFPISLTMIHMSFCSTLAFLLIKVFNFVEPVSMSRDTYLRSVVPIGALYSLSLWLSNSAYIYLSVSFIQMLKALMPVAVYSIGVMFKKEGFKSETMVNMLSISFGVAIAAYGEARFDVWGVVLQLGAVAFEATRLVLIQILLTSKGITLNPITSLYYVAPCCLGFLFIPWIVVEFPVLRETSSFHFDYVIFGTNSFCAFALNLAVFLLVGKTSALTMNVAGVVKDWLLIAFSWSVIKDTVTPINLFGYGIAFLGVAYYNHAKLQAMKAKEAQKSAQQIDEESGRLLEEKEGGRKIEPED